A stretch of the Prochlorococcus marinus str. MIT 0918 genome encodes the following:
- a CDS encoding HU family DNA-binding protein: MNKADLVNLVAARTELTKTDVALVVDAAIETIVDSVVEGKKVSILGFGSFEPRDRSARQGLNPKTGEKIKIPAKRVPAFTAGKLFKDRVQG; the protein is encoded by the coding sequence ATGAACAAAGCAGATCTGGTTAACTTAGTTGCAGCTCGTACTGAGCTCACTAAGACAGACGTGGCACTTGTCGTCGATGCTGCCATAGAAACTATTGTTGATTCAGTAGTGGAAGGCAAAAAAGTCTCCATACTTGGTTTTGGGTCATTTGAGCCTCGTGACCGCTCAGCTCGTCAGGGGTTAAACCCAAAAACTGGCGAAAAAATTAAAATTCCTGCAAAAAGAGTTCCCGCATTTACAGCAGGTAAATTGTTTAAAGATCGAGTTCAAGGCTGA
- a CDS encoding MBL fold metallo-hydrolase, translated as MSKLSADPLSKSVQKVRDWLWMFPSSSSSNSLTSWWLNCSPEPVLIDCPDLSPEVISDLRKLSIGLQPKIILTNRDSHGKVSQLHKEFGWQVLLHEQESYLLPGIEKLETFSEEAITSSGLKLLWTPGATPGSCVVYAPAPWNVLFCGRLLIPVATDQLGLIRSKRTFHWSIQKKSFKKLCQWIRSDQLPLLASGGSVHLLGDEKILPWGAVQTLRN; from the coding sequence ATGTCTAAATTGTCTGCAGATCCACTAAGTAAGTCTGTTCAAAAGGTTAGAGATTGGTTGTGGATGTTCCCTTCGTCAAGCAGTTCTAATTCACTTACTTCATGGTGGTTAAATTGCTCACCTGAGCCTGTATTAATTGATTGCCCGGACCTCTCCCCCGAAGTGATTAGTGATTTAAGAAAGCTCAGTATTGGACTTCAGCCAAAGATTATTTTAACTAATCGAGACTCTCATGGAAAAGTTTCTCAATTGCATAAGGAATTTGGATGGCAAGTTCTTCTTCATGAACAAGAAAGTTATTTGTTGCCTGGTATAGAGAAATTGGAAACTTTTTCAGAAGAAGCGATTACTTCTTCTGGGTTAAAGCTCTTGTGGACGCCTGGCGCGACACCTGGCAGTTGTGTTGTTTATGCTCCTGCCCCTTGGAATGTGCTGTTCTGCGGACGTTTGTTAATTCCAGTTGCAACAGATCAATTAGGTTTAATTAGGTCTAAAAGGACCTTCCATTGGAGTATTCAGAAGAAAAGCTTTAAAAAATTATGCCAATGGATTCGTTCAGATCAATTGCCATTATTAGCTTCTGGAGGATCAGTGCATTTGCTCGGAGATGAGAAAATTTTGCCATGGGGAGCTGTACAGACTCTGAGAAATTAG
- a CDS encoding glycogen debranching protein yields MSKINIGTAWPLGSTITKEGVNFSVAAPEADLVELLLFNDSNDSEPQEVIKLSKLNRSGDYWHVEVHGVGSGCLYAYRIVDLKRGEKHDFYSNKILLDPCAREIAGWDLFQRKSTKEISNKIDIPLKGVVTEREKFNFNKYPRPKHPWNKTIIYELHVGGFTKNKCSEVTDDLKGTFLGLMDKISYLKEMGITSIELLPVFSFDPSDAPHGVKNYWGYSPINWFTPHHDFISKTNSLSPRDQFRKFVEKCHNNQIEVILDVVYNHTSEGNKDGPIISWKGFSESLYYHKNEIGDFLDVTGCGNTIAAHHPLVRQLIIESIKCWAYELGVDGFRFDLGIALSRGKHLLPLDQPPIFEEIESDPVLSELKLISEPWDCGGLYRLSDFPAKRISTWNGHFRDDLRKFWKGDKNSTWPLKDRLIGSPLMYKNKKNSVKKSINFITSHDGFTLIDLVSFNQKHNFSNGENNRDGENHNNSWNHGIEGPSTNNNLKNIRSRQQRNLLASLLLSPGIPMILMGDEVGRSQGGNNNAWCQDTPLGWMIWHPDDCDFDLKFFVNRLIYIRKNLLQFFSPEYTPITKKPEDPNGFWVQWHGVKTNSPDWSSWSHTISYSINKGNIGPVLWLGLNAYDQAMNFELPTPSSPWIKLIDTAFTHDDMQPKQIQNQKGIKIESRSLVLIAASEHCKQVSEHS; encoded by the coding sequence GTGAGCAAAATAAATATTGGCACTGCTTGGCCTTTAGGTAGCACAATAACCAAAGAAGGGGTTAATTTTTCAGTTGCTGCTCCTGAAGCAGATTTGGTTGAACTTTTATTATTTAACGATTCTAATGATTCTGAACCACAAGAAGTAATTAAATTAAGCAAGCTAAATAGATCAGGAGATTATTGGCACGTTGAGGTTCATGGAGTAGGTTCTGGATGCCTTTATGCATATAGAATAGTTGATTTAAAAAGAGGAGAAAAACATGATTTCTATTCTAATAAAATACTATTAGACCCTTGTGCCAGAGAGATAGCAGGATGGGATTTGTTTCAAAGAAAGTCCACAAAAGAAATATCAAATAAAATAGATATACCACTAAAGGGAGTTGTTACTGAAAGAGAGAAATTTAATTTTAATAAATATCCCCGTCCTAAACATCCATGGAATAAAACAATTATTTATGAATTACATGTAGGTGGTTTTACAAAAAACAAATGCTCTGAAGTAACTGACGATCTAAAAGGGACGTTTCTAGGGTTAATGGATAAAATTTCTTATTTAAAAGAAATGGGAATTACTTCAATTGAATTACTTCCTGTTTTTTCATTTGATCCATCAGATGCCCCGCATGGGGTAAAAAATTATTGGGGATATAGCCCTATTAATTGGTTTACACCTCATCATGATTTCATTTCAAAAACAAACTCATTATCACCAAGAGATCAATTTAGAAAATTTGTAGAAAAATGCCACAATAATCAAATAGAAGTTATTCTAGATGTTGTATATAATCACACATCAGAAGGAAATAAGGACGGTCCTATTATTAGCTGGAAGGGCTTTAGCGAATCACTTTATTATCATAAAAATGAAATCGGAGATTTCTTAGATGTAACTGGTTGTGGAAATACAATTGCTGCTCACCATCCTCTCGTTAGACAATTAATTATTGAATCAATTAAATGCTGGGCATATGAATTAGGGGTTGATGGATTTAGATTTGATTTAGGTATTGCATTAAGTAGAGGGAAACATCTATTACCTCTTGATCAGCCACCAATTTTTGAAGAAATAGAATCAGATCCTGTTTTAAGTGAGTTAAAACTTATAAGTGAACCTTGGGATTGTGGAGGATTATATAGGCTATCTGACTTCCCCGCAAAAAGAATAAGCACATGGAATGGTCATTTTAGAGATGATCTTAGAAAGTTTTGGAAAGGAGATAAAAATAGTACTTGGCCTCTAAAAGATCGTCTTATTGGCAGTCCATTAATGTATAAAAATAAAAAAAATTCGGTAAAGAAATCTATTAATTTTATTACTTCTCATGATGGTTTTACTTTAATTGATCTAGTGAGTTTCAACCAAAAACATAATTTTTCTAATGGGGAAAATAATCGTGACGGTGAGAACCACAACAATAGTTGGAATCATGGAATAGAAGGACCTAGCACAAATAATAATTTAAAGAATATAAGAAGTCGTCAACAGCGTAATTTATTAGCAAGTTTATTATTATCTCCAGGTATTCCAATGATTCTAATGGGTGATGAAGTTGGAAGAAGTCAAGGAGGTAATAATAATGCATGGTGTCAAGATACACCTCTTGGTTGGATGATATGGCACCCAGATGATTGTGACTTTGATCTAAAGTTCTTCGTCAATAGACTTATATATATTAGAAAAAACCTATTGCAATTTTTCAGTCCTGAATATACACCAATTACAAAAAAGCCAGAAGATCCAAATGGTTTTTGGGTTCAATGGCATGGCGTAAAGACCAACTCCCCAGATTGGAGTAGCTGGTCTCACACAATTAGCTACAGCATAAACAAAGGTAATATTGGACCTGTTTTATGGCTTGGCCTAAATGCATATGATCAAGCAATGAATTTCGAATTGCCGACCCCCTCATCACCCTGGATAAAATTAATCGATACTGCTTTTACTCATGATGATATGCAACCCAAACAAATCCAAAACCAAAAAGGAATCAAAATAGAAAGCAGAAGCCTTGTTCTAATTGCTGCATCAGAACATTGCAAACAAGTCAGTGAGCATTCTTGA
- a CDS encoding MFS transporter, with amino-acid sequence MLSYGMGDAGTGLAASQLGFYLFPFFTCAAGLPAFLAGSLLMVIKIWDAINDPLIGWLSDHTKSRWGPRLPWMIGAAAPLGISLAAIWWIPAGGITTKTFYYIFITILLMTAYTSVNLPFAALSTEITEETSIRTRLNAARFTGSIIAGLSGLIVAAGLVSSGSSGYTLMGKITGSIATLTTLISCWGLAPFAKKARKPSGTSEPLKLQINRILKNKLFHKIILLYLLLWCGLQLMQTVSLIYLQQVIKVPSGTSAWILIPFQISALLGLQFWSIYSNKYGRIAALFRGGSLWIGACLIAIFLPPISSGISMESFFIFNNLESLKFLTLLLIILLVGFGASTAYLIPWSLLPDAIDADPEKPAGIYTAWMVFIQKIGIGLSVWMLGVLLTFSGYKSSVDCFSLANSIDQPSTAITTIRICMGLIPSLLVAIGLLIMKDWINKKPSISV; translated from the coding sequence ATGCTTTCCTATGGAATGGGAGATGCTGGAACAGGTTTAGCAGCTTCTCAATTGGGGTTCTACCTTTTTCCTTTCTTTACTTGCGCTGCAGGATTACCTGCTTTCCTCGCTGGCTCTTTACTAATGGTAATAAAGATTTGGGATGCAATAAATGATCCTTTAATTGGATGGCTTAGCGACCATACCAAATCAAGATGGGGGCCTAGGTTGCCTTGGATGATTGGGGCTGCAGCACCTCTGGGGATCAGCCTTGCTGCTATTTGGTGGATACCAGCAGGAGGTATAACTACAAAAACGTTTTATTACATATTCATCACAATTCTTCTCATGACTGCTTATACCAGCGTAAACCTTCCATTTGCAGCTCTATCTACAGAAATAACTGAGGAAACCTCAATAAGAACCAGACTTAATGCAGCCCGATTTACAGGGTCAATTATAGCTGGATTAAGTGGGTTAATAGTTGCTGCTGGGCTTGTATCTTCAGGGAGTTCTGGCTACACCTTGATGGGAAAAATTACTGGCTCAATAGCAACTCTAACTACTTTAATTTCATGCTGGGGTTTAGCTCCTTTTGCAAAGAAAGCTAGAAAACCATCAGGGACTTCAGAGCCTTTAAAGCTTCAAATAAATCGTATACTTAAAAATAAACTTTTTCATAAAATTATTCTGCTTTATTTACTCCTCTGGTGTGGTCTTCAGTTAATGCAAACAGTTTCGCTTATTTACTTACAACAAGTAATAAAAGTACCTAGTGGGACTTCTGCATGGATTCTTATTCCTTTCCAAATCAGTGCTCTTTTAGGCCTGCAATTCTGGAGTATTTATTCCAACAAATATGGAAGAATCGCCGCTTTATTTAGAGGAGGTTCTTTATGGATTGGAGCGTGCTTAATTGCAATATTTTTACCTCCAATATCTTCTGGAATATCTATGGAAAGCTTTTTTATATTTAACAATCTAGAATCTTTAAAGTTTCTTACTTTACTATTGATAATTCTACTTGTCGGGTTTGGAGCTTCTACTGCTTATTTAATTCCTTGGTCTTTACTACCTGATGCTATTGATGCAGATCCAGAAAAACCTGCTGGCATTTATACAGCCTGGATGGTTTTTATTCAAAAAATAGGTATTGGCTTAAGCGTTTGGATGCTTGGTGTTTTACTTACTTTCTCCGGCTATAAATCCTCTGTTGATTGTTTTTCTTTAGCCAATTCCATTGATCAACCTTCCACTGCTATAACAACTATTCGAATTTGCATGGGGTTGATCCCTTCATTATTAGTCGCGATTGGGCTACTAATAATGAAAGACTGGATTAACAAGAAGCCAAGCATTTCTGTCTAA
- a CDS encoding MlaE family ABC transporter permease yields MKTPRWLNRLASSLLIGGQAITSTVKGNFNKSDLIDQLMEAGPTSFLIILITGISAGTVFNIQVAAELSRQGLGSEVGGLLAIGLAREIAPLLTATLLTGKVATAYAAQLGTMKVTEQIDAITMLKTDPVEYLVVPRLIAMVVMAPLQCLLFFSVALWSGQISSTAFYSIPGDVFWTSVKGWLVFSDLPSMLIKSIVFGLQIAVIACGWGLTTRGGAKEVGTSTTGAVVMTLLTVSLMDVVLTKILFG; encoded by the coding sequence ATGAAGACACCACGTTGGCTAAATCGACTTGCAAGCAGCCTGCTCATAGGAGGTCAGGCAATTACTTCTACAGTTAAAGGAAATTTCAATAAATCAGATTTAATAGATCAACTTATGGAAGCAGGTCCCACAAGTTTTCTAATAATTCTAATCACAGGTATATCAGCAGGAACAGTATTTAATATTCAAGTCGCAGCGGAACTTAGTCGACAAGGTCTTGGCTCTGAAGTAGGTGGGCTACTTGCTATTGGACTTGCCAGAGAAATTGCACCTCTACTGACTGCAACACTTCTTACAGGCAAAGTAGCAACAGCTTATGCAGCACAATTAGGAACAATGAAGGTTACAGAACAGATCGATGCAATAACTATGTTAAAAACTGATCCAGTTGAATATCTCGTAGTACCAAGGTTAATAGCAATGGTTGTAATGGCACCCTTACAGTGCTTACTGTTTTTTTCAGTAGCACTCTGGAGTGGGCAAATAAGTAGTACTGCCTTTTATAGTATCCCTGGAGATGTTTTTTGGACTTCTGTAAAGGGATGGCTAGTTTTCAGCGATCTCCCATCCATGCTAATCAAATCTATTGTATTCGGATTGCAAATTGCTGTTATAGCATGTGGATGGGGTTTAACTACTCGAGGTGGAGCAAAAGAAGTAGGGACTAGTACTACTGGTGCTGTAGTAATGACTCTATTAACTGTTTCTTTGATGGATGTAGTTTTAACCAAAATACTTTTTGGATGA
- a CDS encoding DUF3119 family protein — MNSSSEKHESNEIVLEPMYRLPALIILTGVPIFLTPLPIWIGVLISSFGFFLLLQTFTLRIKFTDKDLIVLQLGKEIRRFPYENWVAWRIFFPQLPGILYFRETASPHLLPIIFDKKMLELQLKLHLGNLEINNKKEIN; from the coding sequence ATGAACTCTTCATCAGAAAAACACGAATCTAATGAGATTGTATTAGAACCAATGTATAGGCTCCCTGCACTAATAATTCTTACAGGCGTACCAATATTTTTGACACCATTACCAATATGGATTGGAGTGTTAATAAGTAGTTTTGGCTTTTTCTTATTACTTCAAACCTTTACTCTTAGAATAAAATTTACGGACAAAGATCTAATTGTTTTGCAATTAGGAAAAGAAATAAGGCGTTTTCCTTATGAAAATTGGGTTGCTTGGAGAATTTTCTTCCCTCAATTACCAGGAATTCTTTATTTCCGTGAAACGGCAAGTCCTCATCTCTTACCAATAATATTTGATAAAAAAATGCTTGAACTCCAATTAAAATTACATCTTGGTAATTTAGAGATAAATAATAAAAAAGAAATTAATTAA
- a CDS encoding DUF3086 domain-containing protein, whose protein sequence is MTLPEDLSRENEIKAEQSVESSSNETIISKEKDLNDKSQEQINQSLDIKGPEQQSSNKILNQNILEGLNKESFFEYALKELKDKRINLENEIKELEIRKVQIEKDSNNSFAGKSDSIARQVKGFQDYLTGAMQGLTNSVEQLDLISQPLVVAPSPLDKNKESEEKEVVQNVLAISDTFKPDKELILKCLDQYLGQPDYYADPWKFRRSLEPKDVEILEDWFFNMGGRGAQQSRGTRSRNILLSAALIAILGEIYGDRFQALILASQPERLGEWRRGLQDALGLNREDFGPNSGIVLFERSEALVECADRLEAREEVPLILIDAAERKVEIPILQFPIWLAFAANPEELYIDEELI, encoded by the coding sequence ATGACACTACCAGAAGACCTCTCTAGAGAAAATGAGATCAAAGCAGAACAATCTGTTGAGTCAAGCTCTAATGAAACTATAATATCGAAAGAAAAAGATTTAAATGATAAATCTCAAGAGCAGATTAATCAATCTTTAGACATAAAAGGCCCTGAACAGCAATCTTCAAATAAAATATTAAACCAGAATATATTAGAAGGTTTAAATAAAGAGAGTTTCTTCGAATATGCTTTGAAAGAACTTAAAGATAAGCGTATTAATCTAGAAAATGAGATTAAAGAATTAGAGATTAGAAAGGTCCAAATTGAGAAAGATTCAAATAATTCATTTGCTGGCAAGTCAGATTCAATTGCAAGGCAAGTGAAAGGTTTTCAAGATTATCTTACTGGGGCAATGCAAGGTTTGACTAATTCTGTTGAACAATTAGACCTTATTTCACAACCATTAGTAGTAGCACCATCCCCACTTGATAAAAATAAAGAGTCAGAAGAAAAAGAAGTGGTACAAAATGTATTGGCAATATCAGATACATTTAAACCAGACAAAGAATTGATACTTAAATGCCTAGATCAATATTTAGGTCAACCAGATTATTATGCTGATCCCTGGAAATTTAGAAGGAGTTTAGAGCCAAAAGATGTAGAGATTCTTGAAGACTGGTTTTTCAACATGGGTGGTAGAGGAGCACAACAAAGCAGGGGAACCCGTTCAAGAAATATATTATTATCAGCAGCTTTAATTGCTATTTTAGGTGAAATATATGGAGATCGTTTTCAGGCACTTATTCTAGCCAGTCAACCTGAAAGACTTGGCGAATGGAGAAGAGGTCTTCAAGATGCATTAGGACTTAATCGAGAAGACTTTGGGCCAAATAGTGGCATAGTGCTTTTTGAACGTTCCGAAGCTTTAGTGGAATGCGCTGACAGATTAGAAGCTAGAGAGGAAGTACCTTTAATCCTTATTGATGCTGCTGAAAGAAAAGTAGAAATACCTATTCTCCAATTTCCAATATGGCTTGCTTTTGCAGCTAACCCTGAAGAACTTTATATTGATGAAGAATTGATTTGA
- the plsY gene encoding glycerol-3-phosphate 1-O-acyltransferase PlsY, with the protein MALFLIFIGYLLGSFPSGYLAGKWLAGIDLRLIGSGSTGATNVLRHVGKWPALIVFALDVSKGAAAVLLAKSLLLDESWQVLVGISSLAGHIWPIWLRGKGGKAVATGLGVFLGISWKVGLSSLGIFLLILSFWRMVSLSSICAAISLPLLMLLSFQSKLSIPYLLVSLVAMSLVLWRHRSNFRRITSGTEPKIGTKAS; encoded by the coding sequence ATTGCATTGTTTCTAATATTTATTGGATATTTACTTGGATCTTTTCCCAGTGGATACCTTGCAGGCAAATGGTTAGCAGGAATAGATCTTAGGCTAATTGGTTCAGGTTCTACAGGGGCAACAAATGTTCTAAGGCATGTAGGCAAGTGGCCTGCCTTAATTGTTTTTGCTTTAGATGTAAGCAAAGGTGCTGCAGCTGTATTACTTGCCAAATCACTACTTCTAGATGAAAGTTGGCAAGTTTTAGTAGGGATTTCATCATTAGCTGGTCATATTTGGCCAATTTGGTTAAGAGGGAAAGGGGGAAAGGCTGTTGCTACAGGTCTAGGAGTTTTCCTTGGAATTTCTTGGAAAGTAGGATTAAGTTCGCTTGGAATTTTTCTTCTAATTTTAAGTTTCTGGCGAATGGTTTCTTTATCAAGTATCTGTGCTGCTATAAGCCTTCCATTATTAATGCTCTTAAGTTTCCAATCTAAACTTTCCATTCCTTATTTATTAGTAAGCCTTGTCGCTATGTCATTGGTCTTATGGAGACATAGAAGCAATTTTAGACGAATAACATCTGGTACAGAACCTAAAATTGGTACCAAGGCTAGCTAG
- the pyrF gene encoding orotidine-5'-phosphate decarboxylase, which translates to MTSTFKAEEKLILALDHMNESEVILLLDKLPNLVWVKVGLELFTLLGPEIVFKLKKLGKKVFLDLKFHDIPNTMARACYQAASIGADLITIHSCAGKKALKECKKSSIQGAIDVGLSPPGLLAVTVLTSWEEQEFIDDLDINQSINKRSLLLSDLAFQAGISGCICSPIEAQKLRKFFPEPFLIITPGIRSEGVNRNDQARVMTPLEALKAGSSKLVIGREISLAKDPSKAFKRICEQISY; encoded by the coding sequence ATGACTTCAACATTTAAGGCTGAAGAAAAATTAATTCTTGCTTTAGATCATATGAATGAATCAGAAGTGATTTTGTTGCTAGATAAATTACCAAATTTAGTTTGGGTTAAGGTTGGCTTAGAATTATTTACTTTGTTAGGGCCTGAAATTGTTTTCAAGTTAAAAAAACTAGGAAAAAAAGTATTTCTTGATCTTAAATTCCATGATATTCCAAACACTATGGCAAGGGCTTGTTATCAGGCTGCTTCTATAGGAGCAGATTTAATTACCATACATTCATGTGCGGGTAAGAAGGCTTTAAAAGAATGTAAGAAATCATCAATTCAGGGTGCCATCGATGTTGGACTATCTCCTCCTGGACTACTAGCAGTAACTGTTTTAACTAGTTGGGAAGAACAAGAATTTATCGATGATCTTGATATTAATCAATCTATAAATAAGAGATCATTATTATTATCAGACTTAGCATTTCAAGCTGGAATCAGCGGTTGTATTTGCTCCCCTATAGAAGCACAGAAATTAAGAAAATTCTTCCCTGAACCTTTTTTGATTATTACTCCAGGCATACGTTCTGAGGGTGTTAACCGGAATGATCAAGCAAGAGTAATGACACCTTTAGAAGCATTAAAAGCAGGTTCTTCCAAATTAGTAATAGGTAGAGAAATTAGTCTTGCAAAAGACCCTTCAAAAGCTTTTAAAAGAATTTGTGAGCAGATTAGTTATTAA
- the tyrS gene encoding tyrosine--tRNA ligase, with translation MLELSKFLPEWAARGVVDFFPLEINSEKVEEFSLKLSRYKATQKPLRIKLGIDPTGADIHLGHSILFRKLRAFQDAGHTAILIIGDFTARIGDPTGKSKTRIQLSSNEVEENSQTYLEQLGLGKSKNDSLLDFETEGRIEVRRNSEWLADFDMTQIINLLSKSTVGQMLAKEDFSKRYSNGTSISLHEFLYPLFQGYDSVAVKADVELGGVDQKFNVAMGRDMQRHFGQQPQFGLLLPILVGLDGTQKMSKSLGNTIGLSEDALSMYSKLEKVPDDQVLNYLTLLTDLELNKLPEDAREIQKFMALSVTAQFHGLATASSAQSDASKLMVGLQDGLDDIPEVSISDVNFPSKAFYLLSAIGLFSSSSEARRQIKGGSVRIDGEKILDPNFEFCNKDELSGRILQIGKKVFRRMSS, from the coding sequence ATGCTTGAGTTATCCAAATTTTTACCCGAGTGGGCGGCTAGAGGAGTCGTAGATTTTTTCCCTCTCGAGATTAATTCTGAAAAAGTTGAAGAATTTTCATTAAAGCTATCAAGATATAAAGCAACTCAAAAGCCTTTGCGAATAAAGCTTGGGATAGATCCTACAGGAGCTGACATCCATTTAGGTCACAGTATTCTTTTTAGAAAGCTTCGAGCTTTTCAAGATGCAGGCCATACTGCAATTTTGATAATTGGTGATTTCACGGCCCGAATTGGTGACCCAACAGGGAAAAGTAAAACTAGGATTCAGTTGTCAAGTAATGAAGTAGAAGAAAACTCCCAAACCTATCTTGAGCAGTTGGGGCTTGGAAAATCTAAAAACGATTCTTTATTAGATTTTGAGACGGAAGGTCGAATAGAAGTTCGACGAAATAGTGAATGGTTGGCAGATTTTGATATGACACAAATTATTAATCTTCTTAGTAAGTCAACAGTTGGTCAAATGCTTGCCAAAGAAGATTTTTCTAAGCGTTACTCCAATGGAACTTCTATTTCGTTGCATGAATTCCTTTACCCTTTATTTCAAGGGTATGACTCTGTAGCCGTTAAGGCAGATGTTGAGCTTGGTGGTGTTGATCAAAAATTTAATGTTGCGATGGGAAGAGATATGCAACGTCATTTTGGTCAACAGCCTCAGTTTGGATTGCTCTTGCCAATTCTAGTAGGTTTAGATGGAACGCAAAAGATGAGTAAAAGCCTTGGCAACACTATTGGCTTATCAGAAGATGCTCTTTCAATGTATTCAAAGCTTGAGAAGGTTCCTGATGATCAGGTCTTAAATTATTTAACCTTATTAACTGATTTGGAATTAAATAAATTACCTGAGGATGCTAGAGAAATTCAGAAATTTATGGCATTAAGTGTAACCGCTCAATTCCATGGTTTGGCAACTGCAAGCAGTGCTCAATCAGATGCTTCTAAGCTTATGGTTGGATTGCAAGATGGCCTAGACGATATTCCTGAGGTATCTATTTCAGATGTTAACTTTCCATCAAAGGCTTTCTATTTGCTTAGTGCTATAGGTTTGTTTTCGAGTAGCAGTGAAGCAAGACGCCAGATTAAAGGTGGTAGTGTAAGGATCGATGGAGAAAAGATTTTAGATCCTAATTTTGAATTTTGTAATAAAGATGAACTTAGTGGAAGAATATTACAAATAGGGAAGAAAGTTTTTAGGCGTATGTCTTCATAA
- a CDS encoding DUF1825 family protein: MAFFESDIVQEEARSLFSDYQNLMQLGGDYGKFDREGKKMFISKMESLMDRYKVFMKRFELSEDFQAKMTVEQLKTQLSQFGMTPDQMFDQMNLTLDRMRSDLDESIS; encoded by the coding sequence ATGGCTTTTTTTGAATCCGATATTGTTCAGGAAGAAGCAAGAAGTCTTTTTTCTGATTACCAAAACCTTATGCAGTTAGGTGGAGATTATGGAAAGTTTGATCGGGAGGGGAAAAAAATGTTTATAAGTAAAATGGAATCCTTAATGGATCGCTATAAAGTATTTATGAAGAGGTTTGAACTTTCGGAAGATTTTCAAGCGAAAATGACGGTAGAGCAGTTAAAGACACAATTAAGTCAGTTTGGGATGACTCCTGATCAGATGTTTGACCAAATGAATCTAACTTTGGATCGTATGAGATCTGATTTGGATGAATCGATTTCTTAA
- the pseF gene encoding pseudaminic acid cytidylyltransferase yields the protein MKTICVIPARGGSKRIPKKNIKNFHGKPLIAWSIECAIASGLFENVYISTDNQEIAEICSKFGALIPFMRPNEISSDFTSDKEVISHFLNWMKESKLEADILCYLYATAPFITTKTLIGCNEKLLKTNASEVFTVTSFPYPVFRALKKNQDNTLSYMWDKYANSRSQDLPELFHDAGQCYFFNLKANDLYSKRVGYEIDRMSCQDIDTLEDFNAAEKLFSIINYKKIKGL from the coding sequence ATGAAAACCATTTGTGTGATACCTGCAAGAGGAGGCTCTAAAAGAATACCTAAAAAGAACATCAAAAATTTTCATGGGAAACCATTAATTGCTTGGTCAATAGAATGTGCTATTGCATCTGGTTTATTTGAAAATGTATATATTTCAACAGATAACCAAGAAATCGCTGAAATATGTTCAAAGTTTGGGGCTTTAATTCCTTTTATGAGGCCCAATGAAATTTCAAGTGATTTCACTAGTGATAAAGAAGTTATATCTCATTTTTTAAACTGGATGAAAGAATCAAAACTTGAGGCTGATATTCTTTGCTACTTATATGCTACAGCACCCTTTATTACAACTAAAACACTCATAGGTTGCAATGAGAAGTTACTGAAAACAAACGCTAGTGAGGTGTTCACCGTAACTTCATTCCCTTACCCAGTTTTTAGAGCTTTAAAAAAAAATCAAGACAATACTTTATCATATATGTGGGATAAATATGCTAATTCAAGAAGCCAAGATTTACCAGAGTTATTTCATGATGCTGGGCAATGTTATTTCTTTAATCTAAAGGCAAATGATTTATATAGCAAAAGGGTTGGGTACGAAATAGATAGAATGTCATGCCAAGACATTGATACTTTAGAGGATTTTAATGCGGCAGAAAAGTTATTTTCGATAATAAATTATAAAAAAATCAAAGGCTTGTAA